From the genome of Panulirus ornatus isolate Po-2019 chromosome 19, ASM3632096v1, whole genome shotgun sequence, one region includes:
- the LOC139755296 gene encoding uncharacterized protein translates to MPLIHGDLEVEVVSGEDLVDQDNALFNIIPGDWSDVWVDVNLGTTNILQTRIRNNTISPIWNERVYLPVYQSADFLEVTVWDKDHLRSEMIGRGRVLVGDHDKAWRKDGPVFLDGGKGKINMKINYTPAAQARAESIEVPKGYYKMRKGGSLTLYQDANATKIPGIVGTSDGAFVAMAETIRRAKKFIYIAAWSLWTGTRLERDKDTLGELLKQKAAEGVRVLLLLWNEKFSAGLCAGLIGTFDEDTDRYFEKTGVHVQKARRTRTGSNFLRDKLVEVVWTHHQKMLVADDGGDDIVAFLGGLDLTAGRWDTPEHELFSTLLGEHRGDFHNGFIKVKESQGPREPWHDVHGRLTGQAAIDLLRNFEERWRKQASKNVHLLFPLSEEDLKPSSGPTGDVTWQIQVVRSIDKDSAEFDSSRVGLLDSAGGHLADTSLHTALVRLVRRAENFLYIESQYFIGSSQAWEKDQDCARNLVPLEIAERVVSKIRAGKEFRAYILLPMIPEGNPDEHIIRSSMKTILYYQHLTIQMMYKRIAAALQEVGSKNHPTDYLLILCLGKKESRTRVARSAGVETPRPGSEESKWRQRSRFLIYVHSKMALADDSHILMGSANLNQRSLDGIRDTELAVSACQVREGSNSHEEAVTDGVVRDFRKSLWAEHTTGLSQEEDDLADPASLAAVRRLKQLADDALETYVRDDSDSEPRSRFLRYPLDVSQDGTVKARPGMPNIPDFDIPAVGCRGLIPPTPSV, encoded by the exons ATGCCACTGATTCACGGAGATCTGGAAGTCGAAGTTGTTAGTGGAGAAGACCTGGTCGATCAAGATAATGCACTGTTTAACATAATCCCGGGCGACTGGTCGGACGTTTGGGTTGATGTAAATCTTGGAACAACTAACATTCTGCAGACAAGGATCCGCAATAACACCATCAGCCCGATCTGGAATGAACGAGTGTACCTCCCTGTTTATCAGTCTGCTGACTTCCTTGAAGTTACTGTGTGGGACAAAGATCACTTGCGTTCTGAGATGATTGGTCGCGGTCGCGTACTTGTGGGTGATCATGACAAAGCTTGGCGTAAGGATGGTCCCGTATTTCTCGATGGCGGTAAAGGTAAGATTAACATGAAGATTAATTACACCCCAGCAGCACAGGCACGCGCAGAGAGCATCGAAGTGCCCAAGGGTTACTACAAGATGCGAAAAGGTGGATCTCTGACTTTGTATCAGGACGCTAACGCCACCAAGATCCCTGGCATTGTTGGTACTAGTGATGGCGCTTTCGTTGCTATGGCAGAAACAATACGCCGAGCAAAAAAGTTTATCTACATCGCCGCCTGGAGTCTATGGACGGGCACACGGCTAGAGCGTGACAAGGATACGCTGGGAGAGCTGCTGAAACAGAAGGCAGCTGAAGGTGTAAGAGTGCTACTTCTGCTTTGGAACGAGAAATTCTCGGCGGGACTGTGTGCAGGTCTCATTGGCACCTTCGATGAGGACACAGACCGGTATTTCGAAAAGACAGGTGTGCACGTGCAGAAAGCGAGGCGAACACGGACCGGAAGCAATTTCTTGAGGGATAAGCTTGTGGAGGTTGTTTGGACACATCACCAAAAAATGCTAGTTGCAGACGATGGCGGAGACGACATTGTGGCTTTCCTGGGAGGTCTGGACTTGACTGCAGGACGATGGGACACGCCGGAGCACGAGCTGTTCTCCACACTCTTGGGAGAGCACCGCGGTGACTTCCACAACGGCTTCATCAAAGTCAAAGAGAGTCAGGGACCCCGGGAACCCTGGCATGACGTTCACGGACGTCTCACTGGACAAGCGGCCATCGACCTTCTCAGGAACTTCGAGGAACGTTGGCGAAAACAAGCTTCGAAGAATGTTCATCTCCTTTTTCCCTTGTCTGAGGAGGACCTGAAACCTTCCTCAGGACCGACGGGTGACGTCACTTGGCAGATAcag GTGGTGAGATCCATCGATAAGGACTCGGCCGAGTTCGACAGTAGTCGGGTCGGTCTGCtggacagcgctggtggccatcTCGCTGACACAAGTCTTCACACAGCCTTAGTAAGGCTGGTCAGGAGAGCCGAGAACTTCCTCTACATTGAGAGTCAG TACTTCATCGGGTCTTCGCAGGCATGGGAGAAGGACCAAGACTGCGCCAGGAACCTGGTGCCCCTCGAGATCGCTGAGCGAGTG GTTAGCAAGATCCGAGCAGGCAAGGAATTCCGCGCGTACATCCTGTTGCCTATGATTCCAGAAGGGAACCCGGACGAACACATCATCAGGAGCAGCATGAAAACCATCCTTTACTATCAGCACCTCACCATACAG ATGATGTACAAGAGGATCGCTGCAGCCCTGCAGGAGGTGGGGTCCAAAAACCACCCGACCGACTACCTCCTGATCCTCTGCCTGGGAAAG AAAGAGTCGCGAACACGAGTGGCGCGGTCAGCTGGTGTCGAGACCCCGAGGCCTGGCAGCGAGGAGTCGAAATGGCGACAGCGGTCTCGTTTCCTTATCTACGTCCACTCTAAGATGGCGTTGGCCGACGACTCTCACATACTGATGGGCTCAGCCAACCTCAACCAAAGGTCGCTCGATGGTATCCGTGATACCGAGTTGGCCGTGTCTGCttgtcag gtgcGAGAGGGGAGCAACAGCCACGAAGAGGCTGTGAcggacggtgtggtgagggacttcCGAAAGTCCTTGTGGGCTGAGCACACGACTGGTCTGTCgcaggaggaggacgacctcGCTGATCCTGCCTCTCTGGCCGCAGTCAGAAGGCTCAAACAGCTGGCTGACGACGCCCTTGAGACCTACGTCCGAGATGACTCAGACAGCGAGCCTAGAAGTCGCTTCCTCAG GTACCCTTTGGATGTGTCTCAAGATGGGACAGTCAAGGCCAGGCCGGGGATGCCCAACATCCCTGATTTTGACATACCTGCTGTCGGATGCAGAGGACTAATCCCGCCCACGCCATCTGTATAA